The following nucleotide sequence is from Spirochaetota bacterium.
TTCATAGCGAAGTACGTTCCCCAGGCCAGGGAGATGAACATGACCCGCTTCCTGCCGGAGCGCGTCAACGATGTCATCGTCGCCTACCTGAACAGGTTCGCCTCCACCTGGGAGCCGCGGGGTGTCAAGATATACCTGGCGTACTCGCCCCTCCTGGAGAACGACCGGCCGAAGCAGGAGCAGATGCTCCGGAGCCTTGACAAGGATATACGCGCGCGCGTCCACATGAAGGTCATCGGCAGCCCATTGAACTACATCTATCCGCAGAAATATTTCTTCGACAACGAGTTCCATATGAACGGCGAGGGCCGGGAGCTGCGCACGAAGCAGTTGGTGGAAGACCTGAAGACGGACCCGGTGCTGGCGAAGGCGCCCACACGCTGAGGAGAGTTAGCGAAGAGCGCAGCGGCTATGGTTTGTTGTGCGCCTTGCTAAATGATCCTGTCTGCGGTAATAATTCTAAAAGTATTTGAATTTATAGTTATTCTGACATTATTCTCTTTATTTACGATATAAAAGTTCTTTCCTTTCTTTGAAAAGAAACATTCTTCGGTTTCTATTAAAATTTTATAAATGAATTCTTCAATTTGTTTCTTTGAAAATTGAACATCAAGTTTCTTATTGATTCTTCCGTAAACAAGTTCGGTATAACATATATTTTTTATAATCTCATCTTGATAACGTATAGTATCTTTCGCACATTTTTCATGCAATAAAAAAGTCCTCTAACTGACGAAAATTAAATTACCACATTTAAAACAGTCAGGAGGAGGACTTTTATGAAAGCTGATAAGATTATCGA
It contains:
- a CDS encoding DUF3781 domain-containing protein, giving the protein MRYQDEIIKNICYTELVYGRINKKLDVQFSKKQIEEFIYKILIETEECFFSKKGKNFYIVNKENNVRITINSNTFRIITADRII